A part of Thermus islandicus DSM 21543 genomic DNA contains:
- a CDS encoding DUF3809 family protein has translation MSAGFQLLLGPGGAGPEGLPLELSWDGGVLKGVLRQENPVLGEIRLAFQSRLEGLRLRPLPLPPPCLEVGGEVQPQREGLLLKLEVALALPEGKSWGERAFFRLLQAVFFHALEKTLSQQRGVGV, from the coding sequence ATGAGCGCCGGGTTCCAGCTCCTCCTCGGCCCGGGTGGGGCAGGCCCGGAGGGGCTCCCGCTGGAGCTCTCCTGGGACGGGGGGGTGCTCAAGGGTGTCCTGCGGCAGGAAAACCCCGTCTTAGGGGAGATCCGCCTCGCCTTCCAAAGCCGCCTCGAGGGGCTCAGGCTACGCCCCCTCCCCCTTCCCCCTCCCTGCCTGGAGGTGGGAGGAGAGGTCCAGCCCCAAAGGGAGGGGCTTCTCCTCAAGCTGGAGGTGGCCCTGGCCCTCCCCGAAGGGAAGAGCTGGGGAGAAAGGGCCTTTTTCCGCCTACTCCAGGCCGTCTTCTTCCACGCCCTGGAAAAGACCCTTTCCCAACAAAGGGGCGTCGGGGTATAG
- a CDS encoding DUF3248 domain-containing protein has product MEKDLLEALGQHLVWRMGRAEEEEVLVVRVGLASATPRFRELPRLLNLPDQEAARLAREGKVRVEWVEG; this is encoded by the coding sequence GTGGAGAAGGACCTTTTGGAAGCCCTAGGCCAGCACCTGGTCTGGCGCATGGGCCGGGCGGAGGAAGAGGAGGTCCTGGTGGTGCGGGTGGGCCTGGCCTCGGCCACGCCCCGCTTTCGGGAGCTCCCCCGCCTCCTGAACCTTCCCGACCAGGAGGCGGCCCGACTCGCCCGGGAGGGAAAGGTGCGGGTGGAGTGGGTGGAAGGATGA
- a CDS encoding class I SAM-dependent rRNA methyltransferase, producing the protein MRILVNERGAERLLARHLWVFRRDVVSGPEAPGLFPVYWGKRFLALALYNPHTDLAVRAFRFGKAWREDPEEALLANLRQALARREEALAKEPEGGWRLAHAEGDLLPGLVVDYYAGHAVVQATAYAWEPLLPRVAELLGPYVQSVLAKNDAKARTLEGLPLYVRPLRGEVPERVTVREGQVRYLVDLRGGQKTGAFLDQRENRILMERFRGERALDVFSYAGGFALHLALGFQEVLAVDSSQEALARAEENARLNGLRLRTLEANAFDLLRDLEKAGERFDLVVLDPPAFAKGKKDLERAYRAYKEINLRAIKLLKEGGTLATASCSHHLTEPLFYEMLKEAAMDAHRVLRVLEKRGQPPDHPVLLNHPETHYLKFALLEVL; encoded by the coding sequence GTGCGGATTCTCGTCAACGAGCGCGGCGCCGAGAGGCTCTTAGCCCGCCATCTTTGGGTCTTCCGAAGGGACGTGGTCTCCGGTCCGGAGGCGCCCGGGCTCTTTCCCGTCTACTGGGGGAAGCGCTTCCTGGCCCTGGCCCTTTACAACCCCCATACGGACCTCGCGGTACGGGCCTTTCGCTTTGGCAAGGCCTGGAGGGAGGACCCGGAAGAGGCCCTCCTCGCCAACCTGAGGCAGGCCCTGGCGCGGCGGGAGGAGGCCCTGGCCAAGGAGCCCGAGGGGGGTTGGCGCCTCGCCCACGCCGAGGGGGACCTCCTCCCCGGCCTGGTGGTGGACTACTATGCGGGCCACGCCGTGGTCCAGGCCACCGCCTACGCCTGGGAACCCCTGCTCCCGCGGGTGGCGGAGCTCCTTGGGCCCTACGTCCAAAGCGTCCTGGCCAAAAACGACGCCAAGGCCCGCACCCTGGAGGGCCTCCCCCTCTACGTGCGCCCGTTGCGGGGCGAGGTCCCCGAACGGGTGACGGTGCGGGAGGGCCAGGTGCGCTACCTGGTGGACCTGAGGGGGGGGCAGAAGACGGGGGCGTTTTTGGACCAGCGGGAGAACCGCATCCTGATGGAGCGGTTCCGGGGCGAGCGGGCCCTGGACGTCTTCAGCTACGCAGGGGGCTTCGCCCTGCACCTGGCCCTTGGGTTCCAGGAGGTGCTGGCCGTGGATAGCTCCCAAGAGGCCCTGGCCCGGGCGGAGGAAAACGCCAGGCTGAACGGCCTCCGCTTAAGGACCCTCGAGGCCAACGCCTTTGACCTCCTGCGGGACCTAGAAAAGGCGGGGGAGCGCTTTGACCTCGTGGTCCTGGACCCCCCGGCCTTCGCCAAGGGCAAGAAGGACCTGGAAAGGGCCTACCGGGCCTACAAGGAGATCAACCTGCGGGCCATCAAGCTCCTGAAGGAGGGAGGGACCCTGGCCACGGCGAGCTGCAGCCACCACCTGACCGAGCCCCTCTTCTACGAGATGCTCAAGGAGGCGGCCATGGACGCCCACCGGGTGCTCAGGGTTCTGGAGAAGCGGGGCCAGCCCCCGGACCACCCGGTCCTGCTCAACCACCCCGAGACGCACTACCTCAAGTTCGCCCTGCTGGAGGTCCTCTGA
- a CDS encoding V-type ATPase subunit subunit G family protein gives MGGLGLIRTLAEKERELLARLEAAKKEAEELVKRAEAEARALLEEAEAKARALEAEYREREQKETEALLARYRARAEAEAEAVRERARARLEEAAALVLKEVLP, from the coding sequence ATGGGAGGCCTGGGACTCATACGGACCCTAGCGGAGAAGGAGAGGGAGCTCCTTGCCCGCCTCGAGGCCGCCAAAAAGGAGGCCGAGGAGCTGGTGAAGCGGGCGGAGGCCGAGGCCAGGGCCCTTTTGGAGGAGGCGGAGGCCAAGGCCAGGGCCCTGGAGGCCGAGTACCGGGAGAGGGAGCAGAAGGAGACGGAGGCCCTCCTGGCCCGCTACCGGGCCCGGGCGGAGGCCGAGGCCGAGGCGGTGAGGGAAAGGGCCCGGGCTCGGCTGGAGGAGGCGGCGGCTTTGGTCTTGAAGGAGGTCCTCCCGTGA
- a CDS encoding V-type ATPase 116kDa subunit family protein, with product MIAPMEKLVLAGPRGRAKGLLQSLQQAGVVHLETLRVEALSEYRLSPEEREELRRWEAVAAGAEHTLALLGREPEPGRPFPEGLEAAEGALAPIQRQAEGLARERQELEEELALAQTYLEPLEKLAAMAHGLDKSPFFRVLPFLLTEKELPLVEEALKKALEDRFLLAAEPYAKGLAALLVVHRRDQEAAKAALSRAGMAELRLSGPYADLPLSEAARRLKARSEAMPRELSEVRQALFKLALEAASTLQSLWTRAKDEVARLKALEELASGRFGFALLGYVPVKAKPRVEEALARHKDEVVYAFEPVDEHHERDRVPVTLDNPPWVKPFELLVSFLNTPKYGSFDPTPVVPIFFPFWFGMIVGDIGYALLFLLVGRWLSGYARRNEPLKVDLFALKLKPPVLRHLVYILNWMVFWTALWGVIYGEFFGTFLERLGVFGTPEHPGLIPILIPRIDTARTANLLILLSVAFGVVMVFYGLLLRAFLGLKHRHMAHFWEGVGYLGGLVGLLALAASYLGNLQAVWLQVLMYLGFGAFLLSVLMSRIWLMVPEIFTQAGHILSHIRIYAVGAAGGILAGLLTDVGFALAERLGLLGVLLGLAVAGALHLLILLLTTLGHMLQPIRLLWVEFFTKFGFYEENGRPYRPFKSVRETQ from the coding sequence GTGATCGCCCCCATGGAGAAGCTGGTCCTGGCCGGGCCCAGGGGCCGGGCCAAGGGGCTTCTCCAGAGCCTCCAGCAGGCGGGGGTGGTGCATCTGGAGACCCTGCGGGTGGAGGCGCTCTCCGAGTACCGCCTCTCCCCCGAGGAGCGGGAGGAACTCAGGCGCTGGGAGGCCGTGGCCGCGGGGGCGGAGCATACCCTTGCCCTCCTGGGGCGGGAGCCCGAGCCCGGAAGGCCTTTTCCGGAGGGGCTGGAGGCGGCCGAGGGGGCCTTGGCCCCCATCCAGAGGCAGGCGGAGGGCCTCGCCCGGGAACGGCAGGAGCTGGAGGAGGAGCTTGCCCTGGCCCAGACCTACCTTGAGCCCCTGGAGAAGCTCGCGGCCATGGCCCATGGCCTGGACAAAAGCCCCTTTTTCCGCGTCCTGCCCTTCCTCCTCACGGAGAAGGAGCTTCCCCTGGTGGAGGAGGCCTTGAAAAAGGCCCTGGAGGACCGCTTTCTCCTGGCCGCAGAGCCCTACGCCAAGGGGCTCGCCGCCTTGCTGGTGGTCCACCGCCGGGACCAGGAGGCGGCCAAGGCGGCCCTCTCCCGCGCAGGCATGGCCGAGCTCCGCCTGAGCGGGCCCTACGCCGATCTCCCCCTTTCCGAGGCGGCGAGGCGGCTTAAGGCGCGGTCCGAGGCCATGCCCAGGGAGCTTTCCGAGGTGCGGCAAGCCCTCTTCAAGCTGGCCCTCGAGGCCGCCTCCACCCTGCAGAGCCTCTGGACCCGGGCCAAGGACGAGGTGGCCCGTTTGAAGGCGCTGGAGGAGCTGGCCTCGGGCCGCTTTGGCTTTGCCCTCTTGGGCTACGTGCCCGTGAAGGCCAAGCCCAGGGTGGAGGAGGCCCTCGCCCGGCACAAGGACGAGGTGGTCTACGCCTTTGAGCCTGTGGACGAGCACCACGAAAGGGACCGGGTGCCCGTTACCCTGGATAACCCCCCTTGGGTCAAGCCTTTTGAGCTTTTGGTGAGTTTCCTCAACACCCCCAAGTACGGCTCCTTTGACCCCACCCCTGTGGTCCCCATCTTCTTCCCCTTTTGGTTCGGCATGATCGTGGGGGACATCGGCTACGCCCTCCTCTTCCTCCTGGTGGGGCGGTGGCTTTCCGGCTACGCCAGGCGGAACGAACCCCTGAAGGTTGACCTTTTTGCCCTCAAGCTCAAGCCCCCGGTCCTCCGCCACCTGGTCTACATCTTGAACTGGATGGTCTTCTGGACCGCCCTTTGGGGGGTGATCTACGGGGAGTTCTTCGGCACCTTTCTGGAGCGCCTCGGGGTCTTCGGCACCCCCGAGCACCCCGGCCTCATCCCCATCCTCATTCCCAGGATAGACACGGCCAGGACCGCCAACCTCCTCATCCTTCTCTCCGTGGCCTTCGGCGTGGTCATGGTCTTCTACGGGCTCCTCCTCAGGGCCTTCCTCGGCCTGAAGCACCGGCACATGGCCCACTTCTGGGAGGGGGTAGGGTACCTAGGGGGGCTTGTGGGCCTCCTGGCCCTGGCCGCCTCCTACCTGGGCAACCTCCAGGCGGTCTGGCTGCAGGTCCTCATGTACCTGGGGTTCGGCGCCTTCCTGCTCTCGGTCCTCATGAGCCGCATCTGGCTCATGGTCCCGGAGATCTTCACCCAGGCGGGGCATATCCTCTCCCACATCCGTATCTACGCCGTGGGGGCGGCGGGCGGGATCCTGGCGGGCCTTCTCACGGACGTGGGCTTCGCCTTGGCGGAGCGGCTGGGCCTTCTGGGCGTGCTCCTGGGCCTTGCGGTGGCGGGGGCCCTGCACCTTCTCATCCTCCTCCTCACCACCCTGGGGCACATGCTCCAGCCCATCCGTCTCCTCTGGGTGGAGTTCTTCACCAAGTTCGGGTTTTATGAGGAGAACGGCAGGCCTTACCGGCCGTTCAAAAGCGTCCGCGAGACGCAGTAG
- a CDS encoding ATP synthase subunit K, which produces MKKLLVFLLVAVFGALAFAAEGQAASGGLDRGLIAVGMGLAVGLAALGTGVAQARIGAAGVGAIAEDRGNFGTALIFLLLPETLVIFGLLIAFILNGKL; this is translated from the coding sequence ATGAAGAAGCTTTTGGTGTTCTTGTTGGTGGCGGTGTTCGGCGCGCTGGCTTTTGCGGCGGAGGGGCAGGCGGCCTCCGGCGGCCTGGACCGGGGGCTTATTGCCGTGGGCATGGGGCTTGCGGTGGGCTTAGCCGCCCTCGGCACGGGCGTGGCCCAGGCCCGGATTGGAGCGGCGGGCGTGGGGGCCATCGCTGAGGACCGGGGCAACTTCGGTACCGCCCTGATCTTCCTCCTCCTGCCCGAAACCCTGGTGATCTTCGGCCTCCTCATCGCCTTCATCCTGAACGGCAAGCTCTGA
- a CDS encoding V-type ATP synthase subunit E translates to MSKLEAILSQEVEAEIQALLAEARGKAEALRREAEAKAMALLEGRRRALEAAFQAALRRAESAGELLLATARAEARGEMLNEVKARVLAALRDLPSRPEWPEVVRKLAEEALSALPEPEALASHPENLPHLEALAQGKLELKPDPALRLGVRAIGKGGRTQVENALEGRLERAWDALSSRVAQVLWG, encoded by the coding sequence ATGTCTAAGCTGGAAGCCATTCTGAGCCAGGAGGTGGAGGCGGAGATCCAGGCCCTCCTGGCCGAGGCCAGGGGGAAGGCGGAGGCCTTGAGGCGGGAGGCGGAGGCCAAGGCCATGGCCCTCCTCGAGGGGCGAAGGCGGGCCCTCGAGGCGGCCTTCCAGGCGGCCCTCCGCCGGGCAGAGAGCGCCGGGGAGCTCCTCCTGGCCACCGCTCGGGCCGAGGCCAGGGGGGAGATGCTTAACGAGGTGAAGGCGCGGGTCCTGGCGGCCCTGAGGGACCTTCCTTCCCGGCCCGAGTGGCCCGAGGTGGTGCGAAAGCTGGCCGAGGAGGCCCTTTCCGCCCTTCCCGAGCCCGAGGCCCTGGCCTCCCACCCGGAAAACCTGCCCCACCTCGAGGCCTTGGCCCAGGGGAAGCTGGAGCTCAAGCCGGACCCTGCCCTGCGCCTGGGGGTGCGGGCCATCGGCAAGGGGGGCAGGACCCAGGTGGAAAACGCCTTGGAGGGCCGGCTGGAGCGGGCCTGGGACGCCCTCTCCTCGAGGGTGGCCCAGGTGCTTTGGGGCTAG
- a CDS encoding V-type ATPase subunit, translating to MADDFGYLNARVRARRQTLLKESFFQEALDLSFSDFLRLLSETVYGPELSGQSLAEVDRAIARTQARLLGDLPRLVGGEAREAVRLLLLRHDLANLQAVLRAKATGRPFEEVLLLPGTLKEALWRQAYEAQDAAAMAQVLAVPGHPLARALREVLRETQDLSRVEALVAKRFFEDVVKAAKGLEEAFLKDYLSLEVDGENLRTAFKLQGQEVAPEALFIRGGRFVDRVRFARLLEGDYAVLDELSGTPFAPLAGVRDLKELERRLRCLLLREAAKGASDPLGAGLALAYVKEREWEAVRLRLLARRAYYGLPRAQVEEEVTCP from the coding sequence ATGGCGGACGACTTCGGCTACCTGAACGCCCGGGTTCGGGCGAGGCGGCAGACCCTCCTCAAGGAGAGCTTCTTCCAGGAGGCCCTGGACCTTTCCTTTAGCGACTTCCTACGCCTTCTCTCCGAGACCGTCTATGGCCCTGAGCTTTCCGGGCAGTCCCTGGCCGAAGTGGACCGGGCCATCGCCCGCACCCAGGCGCGGCTTCTCGGGGACCTGCCGCGGCTGGTGGGGGGGGAGGCGCGGGAGGCGGTCCGCCTTCTCCTCCTGCGCCACGACCTGGCCAACCTGCAGGCGGTCCTCCGGGCCAAGGCCACGGGCCGCCCCTTTGAGGAGGTGCTCCTCCTTCCGGGTACCCTGAAGGAGGCCCTCTGGCGCCAGGCCTACGAGGCCCAGGACGCCGCGGCCATGGCCCAGGTCCTGGCCGTCCCCGGCCATCCTTTGGCCCGGGCCTTGCGGGAGGTGCTCCGGGAGACCCAGGACCTCTCCCGGGTGGAGGCCCTGGTGGCCAAGCGCTTCTTTGAGGACGTGGTCAAGGCCGCCAAGGGCCTCGAGGAGGCCTTCCTCAAGGACTACCTTTCCCTGGAGGTGGACGGGGAGAACCTGCGCACCGCCTTCAAGCTCCAGGGGCAGGAGGTGGCCCCGGAGGCCCTCTTCATCCGGGGCGGACGCTTCGTGGACAGGGTCCGTTTCGCCCGGCTTCTGGAGGGGGACTACGCCGTCTTGGATGAGCTTTCCGGGACTCCCTTTGCTCCTTTGGCCGGGGTGCGGGACCTCAAGGAGCTGGAGCGGCGCCTCCGCTGCCTCCTCCTGAGGGAGGCGGCCAAGGGGGCGAGCGACCCCCTGGGGGCGGGCCTGGCCTTGGCCTACGTGAAGGAGCGGGAGTGGGAGGCCGTGCGCCTCAGGCTCCTCGCGCGCCGGGCCTACTACGGCCTCCCCCGGGCCCAGGTGGAGGAGGAGGTGACCTGTCCGTGA
- the atpF gene encoding V-type ATP synthase subunit F — protein MAVIADPDTASGFRLAGLEAFGALTPEEARARLEEAVAKGVYALVAVDQALLPDPERAVERLMRGRDLPVLLPIAGLKEAFQNPDVEAYMRELVRRTIGFDIKL, from the coding sequence ATCGCCGTGATCGCGGACCCCGACACCGCCTCGGGCTTCCGGCTCGCGGGCCTCGAGGCCTTCGGCGCCCTTACCCCCGAGGAGGCCCGGGCCCGCCTGGAGGAGGCGGTAGCCAAGGGGGTGTACGCCCTGGTGGCCGTGGACCAGGCGCTCCTTCCCGACCCCGAGCGGGCGGTGGAGCGCCTCATGCGGGGCAGGGACCTGCCCGTGCTTTTGCCCATCGCGGGGCTGAAGGAGGCCTTCCAAAACCCCGACGTGGAGGCCTACATGCGCGAGCTGGTGCGCCGGACCATTGGCTTTGACATCAAGCTCTAA
- a CDS encoding V-type ATP synthase subunit A, with protein MIQGVIQKIAGPAVIAKGMLGARMYDICKVGHEGLVGEIIRLDGDTAFVQVYEDTSGLKVGEPVVSTGLPLAVELGPGMLNGIYDGIQRPLERIQEKTGIYITRGVVVHALDREKRWAWTPKVKPGDEVRGGMVLGTVPEFGFTHKILVPPEVRGRVKEVKPAGEYTVEEPVVVLEDGTELRMYHTWPVRRARPVQRKLDPNTPFLTGMRILDVLFPVAMGGTAAIPGPFGSGKTVTQQSLAKWSNADVVVYVGCGERGNEMTDVLVEFPELTDPKTGGPLMHRTVLIANTSNMPVAAREASIYVGVTLAEYFRDQGLSVALMADSTSRWAEALREISSRLEEMPAEEGYPPYLAARLAAFYERSGKVITLGGEEGAVTIVGAVSPPGGDMSEPVTQSTLRIVGAFWRLDASLAFRRHFPAINWNGSYSLFTSALDPWYRQNVAEDYPELRDAISELLQREAGLQEIVQLVGPDALQDAERLVIEVGRIIREDFLQQNAYHEVDAYCSMRKAYGIMKMILAFYKEAEAAIRRGVSIDEVLGLPVVERIGRARYVGEEAFPAYFEEAMREIQGAFKALA; from the coding sequence ATGATCCAAGGGGTGATCCAGAAGATCGCGGGCCCGGCGGTGATCGCCAAGGGGATGCTGGGGGCCCGGATGTACGACATCTGCAAGGTGGGGCACGAGGGGCTGGTGGGGGAGATCATCCGCCTGGACGGGGACACCGCCTTCGTCCAGGTCTACGAGGACACCTCGGGCCTCAAGGTGGGGGAGCCCGTGGTTTCCACCGGCCTTCCCCTGGCGGTGGAGCTCGGCCCCGGGATGCTCAACGGCATCTACGACGGCATCCAGCGCCCCCTGGAGCGCATCCAGGAGAAGACCGGGATCTACATTACCCGGGGCGTGGTGGTCCATGCCCTGGACCGGGAGAAGCGGTGGGCCTGGACGCCTAAGGTGAAGCCCGGGGACGAGGTGCGGGGGGGCATGGTCCTGGGCACGGTGCCCGAGTTCGGCTTCACCCACAAGATCCTGGTACCCCCCGAGGTGCGGGGCCGGGTGAAGGAGGTGAAGCCCGCCGGGGAGTACACGGTGGAGGAGCCGGTGGTGGTCCTGGAGGACGGCACCGAGCTCAGGATGTACCACACCTGGCCGGTGCGGCGGGCGCGGCCCGTCCAGAGGAAGCTGGACCCCAACACCCCCTTCCTCACCGGGATGCGCATCCTGGACGTCCTCTTCCCCGTGGCCATGGGGGGCACCGCCGCCATTCCGGGGCCTTTCGGGAGCGGCAAGACCGTGACCCAGCAGTCCCTGGCCAAGTGGTCCAACGCCGACGTGGTGGTCTACGTGGGCTGCGGCGAGCGGGGGAACGAAATGACGGACGTCCTCGTGGAGTTCCCCGAGCTCACCGACCCCAAGACGGGGGGGCCTTTGATGCACCGCACCGTCCTCATCGCCAACACCTCCAACATGCCCGTGGCCGCCCGCGAGGCCAGCATCTACGTGGGCGTGACCCTTGCCGAGTACTTCCGCGACCAGGGGCTTTCCGTGGCCCTCATGGCGGATTCCACCAGCCGCTGGGCCGAGGCGCTTCGTGAGATCTCTAGCCGCCTCGAGGAGATGCCCGCGGAGGAGGGGTATCCCCCCTACCTCGCCGCCAGGCTCGCCGCCTTCTACGAGCGCTCGGGCAAGGTGATCACCCTGGGGGGCGAGGAGGGGGCGGTGACCATCGTGGGGGCCGTCTCCCCCCCGGGCGGCGACATGTCCGAGCCCGTCACCCAGTCCACCCTGCGCATCGTGGGCGCCTTCTGGCGGCTGGACGCCTCCCTGGCCTTCCGCCGCCACTTCCCCGCCATCAACTGGAACGGCTCCTACAGCCTTTTCACCTCCGCCCTGGACCCCTGGTACCGGCAGAACGTGGCGGAGGACTACCCCGAGCTTCGGGACGCCATCTCCGAGCTCTTGCAGCGGGAGGCGGGCCTCCAGGAGATCGTCCAGCTGGTGGGGCCGGACGCCCTCCAGGACGCCGAGCGCCTGGTCATTGAGGTGGGCCGGATCATCCGCGAGGACTTCCTGCAGCAGAACGCCTACCACGAGGTGGACGCCTACTGCTCCATGCGAAAGGCCTACGGCATCATGAAGATGATCCTCGCCTTCTACAAGGAGGCGGAGGCGGCCATCCGCCGCGGGGTGTCCATAGACGAGGTCCTGGGGCTTCCCGTGGTGGAGCGGATCGGCCGGGCCCGCTACGTGGGCGAGGAGGCCTTCCCCGCCTACTTTGAGGAGGCCATGAGGGAGATCCAGGGGGCCTTCAAGGCCCTGGCCTAG
- a CDS encoding V-type ATP synthase subunit B, whose product MDLLKKEYTGVTYISGPLLFVENAKDLSYGAIVDIRDGTGRVRGGQVIEVSEEYAVIQVFEETTGLDLATTTVSLVEDVARLGVSKEMLGRRFNGIGKPIDGLPPITPEKRLPIVGLPLNPVARKKPEQFIQTGISTIDVMNTLVRGQKLPIFSGSGLPANEIAAQIARQATVRPDLSGEGEEEEPFAVVFAAMGITQRELSYFIQEFERTGALSRSVLFLNKADDPTIERILTPRMALTVAEYLAFEHDYHVLVILTDMTNYCEALREIGAAREEIPGRRGYPGYMYTDLATIYERAGVVQGKKGSVTQIPILSMPDDDRTHPIPDLTGYITEGQIQLSRELHRKGIYPPIDPLPSLSRLMNNGVGKGKTREDHKQVSDQLYSAYANGVDIRKLVAIIGEDALTENDRRYLQFADAFERHFINQGQQNRPIEESLKIAWALLSMLPQGELKRISKDHIGKYYGQKLEEIWGAPQALD is encoded by the coding sequence ATGGACCTCTTGAAGAAGGAGTACACCGGCGTCACGTACATCTCGGGGCCCCTCCTTTTCGTGGAGAACGCCAAGGACCTCTCCTACGGGGCCATCGTGGACATCCGGGACGGCACGGGTCGGGTCCGCGGCGGCCAGGTGATTGAGGTTTCCGAGGAGTACGCGGTGATCCAGGTCTTTGAAGAGACCACGGGCCTGGACCTCGCCACCACCACGGTGAGCCTGGTGGAGGACGTGGCGAGGCTCGGCGTCTCCAAGGAGATGCTGGGCCGCCGCTTTAACGGCATCGGCAAGCCCATTGACGGCCTCCCCCCCATCACCCCGGAGAAGCGCCTGCCCATCGTGGGCCTGCCCCTGAACCCCGTGGCCCGGAAGAAGCCAGAGCAGTTCATCCAGACCGGCATCTCCACCATTGACGTGATGAACACCCTGGTGCGGGGGCAGAAGCTCCCCATCTTCTCCGGCTCGGGGCTTCCCGCCAACGAGATCGCCGCCCAGATCGCCCGTCAGGCCACGGTGCGCCCGGACCTCTCGGGGGAGGGGGAGGAGGAGGAGCCCTTCGCCGTGGTCTTCGCCGCCATGGGCATCACCCAGCGGGAGCTCTCCTACTTCATCCAGGAGTTTGAGCGCACGGGGGCCCTAAGCCGCTCCGTACTTTTCCTCAACAAGGCGGACGACCCCACCATTGAGCGGATCCTCACCCCCCGCATGGCCCTCACCGTGGCCGAGTACTTGGCCTTTGAGCACGATTACCACGTCCTCGTTATCCTCACGGACATGACCAACTACTGCGAGGCCCTGCGGGAGATCGGGGCGGCCCGCGAGGAGATCCCGGGGCGCCGCGGCTACCCCGGCTACATGTACACCGACCTGGCCACCATCTACGAGCGGGCCGGGGTGGTGCAGGGCAAGAAGGGCTCTGTGACCCAGATCCCCATCCTCTCCATGCCCGACGACGACCGCACCCACCCCATCCCCGACCTTACGGGTTACATCACCGAGGGGCAGATCCAGCTCTCCCGGGAGCTCCACCGGAAGGGCATCTACCCGCCCATTGACCCCCTGCCCTCCCTCTCCCGGCTCATGAACAACGGCGTGGGCAAGGGCAAGACCCGGGAGGACCACAAGCAGGTCTCCGACCAGCTCTACTCCGCCTACGCCAACGGGGTGGACATAAGGAAGCTCGTGGCCATCATCGGGGAGGATGCCCTCACGGAGAACGACCGCCGCTACCTGCAGTTCGCCGACGCCTTTGAGCGGCACTTCATCAACCAGGGGCAGCAGAACCGTCCCATTGAGGAGAGCCTGAAGATCGCCTGGGCCCTCCTCTCCATGCTGCCCCAGGGGGAGCTCAAGCGGATTTCCAAGGACCACATCGGCAAGTACTACGGCCAGAAGCTGGAGGAGATCTGGGGCGCGCCCCAGGCCCTGGACTAA
- the atpD gene encoding V-type ATP synthase subunit D: MSQVSPTRMNLLQRRGQLRLAQKGVDLLKKKRDALVAEFFGLVREAMEARKALNQAAREAYSALLLAQAFDGPEVVAGAALGVPPLEGVEAEVENVWGSKVPRLRAAFPEDRLSPLGTPTYTLEAQRAFRRYAEALIRVANTETRLKRIGEEIKKTTRRVNALEQVVIPGIRSQIRFIQQVLEQREREDTFRLKRIKGKMEAREEEPGA, from the coding sequence ATGAGCCAGGTGAGCCCCACCCGGATGAACCTGCTGCAGAGGCGGGGGCAGCTCCGCCTGGCGCAGAAGGGGGTGGATCTCCTCAAGAAGAAACGGGACGCCCTGGTGGCGGAGTTCTTCGGCCTGGTGCGGGAGGCCATGGAGGCCAGGAAGGCGCTGAACCAGGCGGCGAGGGAGGCCTACTCCGCTCTCCTCCTGGCCCAGGCCTTTGACGGCCCGGAGGTGGTGGCCGGGGCCGCCCTCGGGGTGCCCCCCCTCGAGGGAGTAGAGGCGGAGGTGGAAAACGTCTGGGGGAGCAAGGTGCCGAGGCTCAGGGCGGCCTTCCCGGAGGACCGCCTCTCCCCCCTGGGCACGCCCACGTACACCCTCGAGGCGCAACGGGCCTTCCGCCGCTACGCCGAGGCCCTGATCCGGGTGGCCAACACCGAGACCCGCCTCAAGCGGATCGGCGAGGAGATCAAGAAGACCACCCGCCGGGTGAACGCCCTGGAGCAGGTGGTCATTCCCGGGATCCGCTCCCAGATCCGCTTCATCCAGCAGGTGTTGGAGCAAAGGGAAAGGGAGGACACCTTCCGCCTCAAGCGCATCAAGGGAAAGATGGAGGCCCGGGAGGAAGAGCCCGGGGCTTAG